The Paenibacillus sp. BIC5C1 DNA segment TCTGCTTTTGTTTTATCTGCAGTCCTGACATGGTACGCAAAAACGCGCGATGAAATTTCAGGCTGAAGCAATGTTTCTCCCCGAATGGCTGATTCCAACGTTCGGAACAAGTGTTCCCGACTCGTATCTTTGAGCAAGTATCCTTTGGCTCCGAGGGAGAGGCCTTCAATCATCAATTCATCCTCATTATACGTCGTAAGAATTATGACGGGGATATGAATCTGTTGCTCATTCATTCGTTTCAATGTATCCAAACCACTGAGTCCACCGGGCATGTTCAAATCCAGGAGAATGACGTCAGGCTGGCTTTCCAGCATCATTCGTAGTGCTTCTGCCCCTTCCTCAACCTCCCCAACAATTTGATAGTCATCACTGGTCTCCAGGATGAGTTTCAACCCTTCACGCACCACCCAATGATCATCCACAATCAGAATGTTATGCTTCATTATGCTTGCTCCTTCTTCACTGGAACGCGCAGCACAATTGTCGTGCCCCGTTTTCCACTGTCAATTTCAATATTGCCGCCAATTAACCTGGCACGCTCATTCATCCCGATCAAGCCATAATGCCCGGATTGTTTACCGATTCGTCCAGTACTAAATCCCTTCCCGTTATCGCTTATGATTAGATAAAACATTTCTAATTCTTCGGACATCGTAATTCTCACGCTTGTTGCCTTGGCGTGCCTGGCTACGTTCATTAACGATTCACTTAAAATATGCAGCATATGCTCCATACCCACTTTGGACATGAGATTAGGAGCCTTGCCCTCCAAAGTAACCCTGATTCCGGTCGCCTGCTGAAAACGTTGGATTTGCTCCTGTATGGCCTCTCCAAAGCTCATGGCCGGTGTTGCTTTGGTTCGCAAATCATCAATGGCTTTGCGTGCATCAGCCAGAGTTTTGCGTGCTTGTCCCATGGAGCTGCGCACGATCTCGTGGGCACGCGGAAAGCTCCCCCTGTTCATGTGTTCATCCACAGCTTCAAGCTGCATAATAATTCCCGCGAGCCCCTGAGCTAACGTATCATGCAAATCTCTCGCCATGCGTTGTCTCTCACTGGTCAGCGTCAATTCCTCTACCTTATTATGCGCCTTTTCCAGCTCATGCAGAAAGGTTAATGTTCGGACACGGGCGTTGACCTGACGATAGAACAGCACCGCATAGGACACCACAACCACAATCATCATTAACAACAGAAGAATTAACAGTGCCACATCTGTCCCGGATCTTGTAAACAGAGTTACTGCACAAAATACGATGTATAATACAAAAGCTACCAGCACCACCTTTGCTGTCTCATAAAAAAGTGCAAAGGACTGCCCAATCAACACAGGGATCAACCCAATCGTTACGGCTGGCATTCCGTCAGGCATTAACATCGCACTGCCATAGATTAAACCGGCTTGAAGCAGTAGGTATAACCATTTCGAACGTTGTATGAGCTTATTCACTTCCCAATAAACAAACGTATGGGCTAACATGGCCAGCACAAAGAATATGCTGGGCATCCATAAGGGAGCTGACATTGTTTGCAGAATGAGAGTGGCTGTAGCGACAAGCCATAGCCAAATCATAATAGGAATACGTGAAGACGCAATAGGGCCCGTTTCTTCATTGATTCGGGATGGATTCGCCTTCTTGGAGATTGTGTTCACGAGATCACCTCTTTGTCAGTCATTATATCCCATATAACCTCCATATAGTTGTACGAGCGGGCATGCCCTTTCGTACATACCCCTTCGTAACGAAAATCGTCCACAAGTTTAACTTATGGACGTAAAAGGTTAAAACTATTTAACTCGCATTTTCATTTTACACAGTACCGAACCAATTCCAACCCTTTCTTTTCATTATGTATTTTTAGTTTATGCGTTCCGCTGGTACATCCAGTTCAGATACCACTTTTTTGTATACGCGGGTTTCCTGCGATGAGTGCAGAGGTGTCCAGACCTGTGCAAAGAATGGATCAACCTTTGCACGCTCCGAATAGTTCCAGCTCTCACGTTCACATACAGGACACCAATGCCCCGCCTCCAGTACTAGTCTCGGACTGGCTTCAAACGTATGTCCGAAAGCGCAAGTAAAGGTTAGCTTGTTGCTCCAGTTGCCGGTCTCCATTTCACCGGATACATACTGCCCTCCCCTGAACGCGGCAGCTTTTTTCAAATCATGCAACTCCAGTTGTTCTTGCGGTTTGGTGTCATCATACCCATGGTCAATCGGAACAACCGTGTTCCAATCCGTGAAATGCCTGAATTCGCTCAGTTTATCAGGAAGCTTCGCCCATTGCTCTTTGCTGCCCCAATAGGCATCGATATGATCCTCTACCTGTTCTTCAATGAATCGCACCGTTCCATGCTCGCTTCGTGCAGGCTTGGAGAACATTTTTCGCATCACACTGCCCATGATGCGCTCACCGAACGGCAGCTTGCACAGTAGCTTGGCTGCGGTACCTTGTGAACCCAGATTCTCCAGATAACAACGATAGAAATAATCCATACCGTCCTGCCGGAAGTTCAGATAATCGTTCAACCGATCAGAATCGAGATAGTACTGTCCATGAAAGTTACGAGTGGCGTACCACTTTGGATGAATGACATGATCCAGATTTTTGAATCCGATCGCACCATATAATACCTGATACATCTCATAGGTACTTACACGGCAAGATTCGCCTCCGCCAATATTGTATACATGACACCAGAAATCCTCCGGAAGGTTACCTGTGAATTCATAATTGCACAAATTCTTCATCATCGTTCCCGAATCGCGGTCAGATACATACTCCAGCACATTGTCCAGGCAATTGTGGAACATGATGGCATCCACTATTTTACTCATGGCTGGGCCCATGATTCCCGTTTGACGCAAACTGACCCAGTATTTCAGCCCGGATTCGATCACAAGACGTTCAGCCGCTATTTTGGAAACCGCATAATAATCGAACATGCTCGGTTTAATCGGATCTCCAACCCGGCCCCAGTGGATGGGTGGCATACGGTCACCTGTCTCGGCAACCGTTCCGATAAAGACCAGTTTGGTATGCTCCTCCTGCCCTTGTTCGAAGATAGCCTGAATCAGATTCTTCGCTGCTCCATAGTTGATGTCCATCGCTTTCTTTGGAAAATAGTCTGCCGCAGGAGATACAAAAGCAGCGATATGGAGAATCAGATCCGCATCTTTCACACATGCCAGCACGGTTTTATAATCCAGAATATCGCCATATGTAATCGTTACTTGCTCCTGATATGGCTCAAGCGCCTGACGATCTTTCTCGGTGTCCAGACATAATGTAACAATGTCGTATAGATGGCTATCATGAACCATTTTTTTCAGACTTTCCTGCCCCATCCCTCCGGATGCACCGGTAATAAATACTCGTTTTTTACTCATTCAAATGACCCTCCCGGATTAATCTGCGTGTTTTCCTGCTGCATTTAAACTGCTATCCCTGATTTCTGGTCAAAGGCGGCGAGCGTAGCTCCAGTCGGAAATTCGTTTGCTCGCGTTTGTTCAATCCCAGATGATCCACCTGCTCCACCTGCTTACGAAGTCCACAAGGTTCGTCGGTCATATATAGAGAGACGGTATGGTCAACCGCGGGATCGGGTTGGTTTTCCAAAAGTCTACGCCAGCCATGAGGGAAACTTTTTCTTCAATAGTCAAATCCTGAACCATAGATTCTCATGACCGCATAGCGTACTCTCTTCCTTGCTGCTCCTATCATTGTAACGAAAATGCAACCACGAATATTGCGAATTTGTTCGGTTTATTTCAGATTTGTATTTAAAATCAATTGACGCCATGTACGTATTTTGTTAGCTTGAAAGTAGATTCGGTAACTACAGAATGCATGAGCATGATTTGTACATGGAGGGCTGTCTGAAGATGTCAAAAATGTCTGGCGAGTTTGATAAAACACTGAAATTTTTATATCAATCCACACTGATTCCTACGTATGTTTACGTTAATCATCAATGTGTTGTCAGCTATCCGGTGCAGGACGTACTAACGCTTCCCCCGCTGGACTACACTTCTCAGCTCGTAGCCTCCAATGAACAGGTATCCTATTTGTCCACTTCCTTTTTTGCGTATTACGGTGCAATTCAAGTGAGCTCGTCCCCGGATACAGTCATTATTGTCGGTCCTGTCAGTCAAATTCCCTACTTGAAGGATACACTCCGGATTATGAAGAAGGAGTTCGTCATTTCAGCTTCAGATGAAGTCCAATTTGAAGTTTTTTTGAAATGGATTCCGCCTATGCAATTGCAGCAATTTCTCAACCATTTGTTAAGCATCCATTATTTCGTCAATGGTGAAGAATTGGAGTATTTTGATCTGCTGAAGCTGGAATCCTTGGAACGAATCAATCATAAGCAAACGGAACGGAATTACGAAAATAAAGAAAGCCGGTACTTTAACAATTCATATGAAATCGAAAACCAGATGTGCTCGTATGTGGAGTCTGGAAACGAGGCAGGTTTGCGGCGTTTTCTGGAACGGCCGTTTGTGACTCATGAAGGCATAACGGCAAGCGACAGCCTGCGTCAGGCCAAAAACATTTACATCGTAACCATTACACTGGCTACAAGAGCGGCCATTCGCGGCAGCCTGGACACTGAAATTGCCTATCAATTGTCAGATCTCTATATCCAGCAAATAGAGCAATTACCTTCATTGGAAGCGATTCAGAATTTTGCGAAGGAAGCCATTTTCAACTTTGCCAGAAGAGTACAGGGAGCAAAATACAACATTCCAGTAGACCACAGCATGAGCCGAATTATTCAATATGTGTTCAAAAGTGTAAATCAGCCTTTAACGGCAACGCATATAGCTCAGCAATTCGGATACAGCCGAACCCATCTCTCCACGGTGTTCAAAAAAAATGTTGGCACATCCCTGCATCAATTCATCGTTGACTGTAAACTAAAAGAAGCCCAGCATTTGCTTGTTTTTACGAACAAGCCCATCAGTGAAATTAGCAGCTACTTGTGCTTCTCCAGTCAGAGCCATTTTCAGACGGTATTCAAGCGTGCTGTACATTTGTCTCCGTTGCAATACAGAAAGCATCATCAGGGAATACACTCTGGTTAAAGCTTCCGTTAAAGTGAACATTGCAACATTGCACAAAAAAGCGCACTTGTCAGATGATCACAAGCACGCTGAACTTTGAATTCTGAAGCCTCAACCTCATCCTATCTTCTTCGGTTAACATTCTTGAGGCATATGCCAGGTCAAAACGACTACTATTTGTTTCATAGCAATTGCCTGTTAATATACGACTGGAAGAGCTGTCAGCCCCCGGATAATCATCCCTGGTCTCCACTCCAGCAATTGCGGATCTCTGTTTAACCTTATCTCCGGCAGCTGGCGAAGCAACGCATTGATCGCTATCTCGCCTTCCAGTCTCGCAAGCGGAGCACCTAGACAATAATGGATGCCTTTACCAAAGGCAATGTGATCGTTAACCTTGCGGGTAATGTCGAATGTATCAGGTTCTTCGTAATGAGCAGAGTCCCGATTCGCTGACGATAACGCAACAAGCATCATGTCACCCTGACGAATTTGCTTACCTTCAAACTCCATGTTTTCTGTTGCCCAACGAATATTGCTAATCTCGGCCGGACCATTATAACGCAGCACTTCCTCCACCGCCGACTGAATCAGCTCTGGCTGCTCCATAAGCAGCTGTTTCTGTTGTGGATGCTCCAGTAATGCTAGCATACCGTTTCCGATCAGATTCACCGTTGTTTCATGTCCCGCAATAATGAGTACGAATACAAGCGCGTACAACTCCTGCTCGGTAAGTTTATCGCCTTCTTCTTCGATGCTGATGAGATCACTGATGAGATCCTGTTGCAGGTGATTGCGTCGCTGTGTAATCAATTCACGAAGGTAGTCCACAAAAGCTTTCATCACATCATCGCTCTCCTGGCTCATTTGCGGATTGCTGACCCCTTCCATAATGGTGTTGGACCATCTTCTGAATTGCTCCTGATCCTCCAGTGGAACGCCTAACATTTCACAAATGACGATAATCGGCAATGGAAAGGCATAGTCCTCAATCAGGTCCAACTCTCGCTTGTTGCCTGCCTTGATCTTCTCCAGCAAATCATCGCTTATTTCGGTAATTCGTCCCCTCAGCCTTTCAATCATGCGGGGTGTGAATGCCTTCTGGATTAATCGTCTTAATCGACGATGATCTTCAGGACCTACGCTAATCAGATTCCTCAGAATTATCGCCTGATGTGGAGGGAGGCTCCCCCCGACTTCATCATCTCGGCTATCGGAAGCCCCGGTCACAAAACGGCTGTCCTGCAAAATTTTGACGGCATCCTCGTATCGGGTAACCATCCAGGCAGCATGCCCGCTTGGCAACAAAAGGCGATGGACGGGTTCTTCGGCACGCAATTTTTCATAGACAGGAAAGGGCTGCTGAATGAAAGATTGATCCATAAAATCAACGTTGGAATCGGACTTACCCTGATTTTCATTGATAAACATCGGAACGCCTCCCAAAATGATATTGATAATATCAATACAATATTAAGACTACCATTTTGAGGTATCATTTTCAAATAACTTCAATTAATTCCATAGATTCATTGTCCATTGTTTTCTCTCTGTCCAATCTGTATCGTTTTACTATCTAACTGTTGCGGCGTTCCTCCAGTTCCTTTACAATCTGAGGATATTTCTCATCCAGATCGTACTTGCGCAAACAAAGATACGTAAGGACAAAAATCGCCAAAGGAAGATATACCGTCAGAACCAGAATACTCGTCATTGCTGAATCCGTCTGGGATGCCAGCGTTCCATCGTAATGCCCGATTGCGAGAATCCAGCCAATTAATGCAGCTGCCAGGCCGATGCCAATTTTCATACCAAAGCTGTTTGCGCTGTTAATCATACCTACCAAACGTTTGCCCGTTTTCCATTCACCGTACTCCACCGTGTTATTCACCAGTACACCTCCCACAGCCATCATCGGAATGGTTGCCAATGTCGAGATGCCCCCCAGAACTAAAGCTGCGATAAAATGATATGGCATAAAGCAACGAATGAAGGATGCAACGATGCCTAGCATCAACCCAATGCGTGCTGTCCTTGCGAGTCCAAATCTTTTGATCATGGGACCTACCATCACGAAACCCAAAAATACGGGAATGAGACCGATTGCTCCCATAATTCCAATAAGATCCTCATTCCCCAGAATGTACTTCGTATAATAGATTCCAGTTGATCCGTTTAGCGTATACATCATGTTAATCAACAGCTGAGCGAACAGCATGATAATCCAGTACTTGTTTCTAAATAAAAGCCGGATGCTCTCCCAAAATGGAATGTTATCGCTTTCAACTATATTTATGCCTGCATTGTCTTCCTTCGACGCCAGAAAAGTAAGAATCAAGGAAATAAAGGATACCGTACCCAAAATTACAGCAACGATAATCCAGGCCTTCTGATTTCCACCCAGCATGTTGGTAATCGGAATCAATGCAATAGAGATAATCATGCCAATAATATAACCAAAGATCGTGCGGGTAAGGCCCATTTTGCTGCGTTCCTCAACACTTCTCGTACGGATTGCCATTAAGCTTCCGTAAGGGATACCGATCCCCGTGGACACAATGGCTGAAGCAAAAACAACCGTTATTAACGCATAAAGGGTTTTTACAGCGGTTGAAGCTTCAGATGGGACGGTAAACAGTAATATAATTGAAGCCATCGCCGGAAGTGCCATCCACAGAATCCATGGACGTGCTTTCCCATATTTTGATTTTGTTGAATCAATTACTTTGCCCATAATTAAATCCGAGACAGCATTAATAATTTTGGTAATAAGCATAATCGTACCTACCGTAGCGGCTGTAATTCCTACCTTGTCCGTATAAAAATACGTTAACATGCCGATCAATCCGCCAATCGAGTTTAAGGCGACTTGTGCAGCACCATCGCCAAGATAGTGGTAAGGTCGCATCGTTTTTTGAATGCCTTGAGCATCCAAACCCAATACTCTGGGTTGTTTCTTTTGGTTTACAACCGGCGTGTTAAAAATATTTCGTTCTGCCTTCATTGTGCTCCCCCTATTCAATTCGCTGTATGGTACCGCTTTCAAAACATATTGTAGTCCTGTAATGGATCTAAATATGGTACTGTCATGCTTTTTTTAGTAATTTCATTTTAGTTGCATATCTTTTTTACCATCGTCTCGAATATGCAACTGGAGGTCCCATTTTTTTGCAACACAAAGTGACACTGTCCGCTCGCAGTGCCACTGATTTCAGTGTATCGAATTTCCAATTACAGCTTCCCTGCATTGAGCGTATGGCAGACTGTACGGAATAGCTGTTCCATCTCGGCAGGTGCATTCGCCAGCATTTCGCTTAAAGATAAATCATAGGCATACTGAATCATTGGATGATCAAGCATGCCTGGTGCATGCTCATTCAACATCTGAACGGCTGCCGGTTCTTCCACAATCTCCTTGAGTGTCGAGTCCATCGTATAGCGTTCTCGTTCCAGACTGGTTTGCGTAGCATATTCAAAAATATAAGAACCGGAGCCAACCTCCACATGCTCTGCTTTTTCGGGTAGTACAATGATGGCTGTCGAATTGGCCGGAATGGTTACACGAACGACTATCTTGCCAGCCATGCATGACCATGAGCTTTTAATCTCACCATAAACGGACTGATAGGCAGACTCTACCCAGGTAACTCCAATGATGAATTGAGGCTTGATTAAGATTTTCTTAAAGCCTGCTTCAAGCTGGTTGATTCCTGCTAATTTCCTATACATCCACTCACCGATCGAGCCATAAGCGTAATGATTTAAAGAATTCATCCCAGATGTATCAAAGTCGCCATTAGGCAGGATGGAATTCCACCGTTCCCAGATCGTCGTTGCTCCTTTTTTCACGGCATATAGCCAGGATGGAAAATCCTCTTTCAGAAACAGCGTACCGGCAAGATCATGCAGATCATTGTCCGACAAGACGTGACATAGATATGGAGTGCCGACAAAACCTGTCGTGAGATGATTTTTATGTTTTGCAATATTGCTTTCAAGCGTTTTGCAGATTCGCTCCCTGTACTTCTCCTCCGCCAGATTGAAATGTAACGCTAACACACAGGCCGTTTGAGTTTCGCTAACCAGTCTGCCGGTTGAAGAAATGTATTCGGCATTGAACGCTTGTTTAATCTCGCTATACAGTTTTTCGTAACGAACGACATCTGTGGTTTTCCCCAGAAGCTTGGCCGTCTTGGCAACCAATTCGGTGGAATACGCATAGTAAGCATTGGCGACCAGATAAATATCTGTAGCCCCTGTTCTCTCGTTGCTGAATTCCTCCTTGTCCAGCCCTAACCAGTCACCATATTGGTACCCGGTCTGCCACAGCCCATTGGCCCCGCAACGTAACGAAATATAGTCGATCCAGCCCTTCATGCTGTCATATTGCTCTTCCAGTAGCCGGAGGTCCCCATAAGTCTGGTACATCACCCAAGGAACAATAACGGCCGCATCGCTCCAAGCTGCCGCCCCCTCCTGATTCCCAAGAATATTAGGGACGACATGCGGGACGCCGTATTCTTCAGACTGCTCCGATGCAAGGTCTCGCAGCCATTTGGCAAAGAAGGAAGCAACATTCATGTTAAACGCAGCAGTACCGGCGAACACCTGGGCATCCCCTGTCCATCCCAAACGCTCGTCTCGTTGCGGGCAATCCGTCGGGATATCCAGAAAGTTGCCTTTTTGGCTCCATCGGATGTTGTTAACCAATTGGTTTACCAGCGGGTTTGAAGTCTTCAGGCTGCCCGTTTCCTCCAGATGGGAATGCAGCACACAAGCTGTAAAGTGTTCAGGCTGCACCACCTCCAGTCCCTCAATGGCAATATAGCGAAAACCGTGGAATGTAAAATGTGGACGGAAGGTTTGTTCCTCGCCATTACAGATGAAGCGATTAATGGATACTGCCTGTCTCAAGGTCTCAGGATAAAAGTTTCCTTCCTTATCCAGCACCTCGGCGTGTCGGATTGTAATGACTTGACCTTTACATCCCGATACCTTGAACTCGACAAATCCCGTCAGAATTTGACCGAAGTCGAGAACCTGCTCCCCTTTTGGCGTTGTAATCCTTTGCTGCGCTGAACGTTTTTCGATAATTTGTACAGGCTCGTTTTCCTGGGCAACCAGCCGGTTGTTATCAAAAGAAGCCAGCACGACTTGAGATAACTGCCCTTCTTCATAACAAGAATCATATGTTTCGCCCATATAAATTTCGCTGGAACGAATCGGTCCGGTTGCCACCTTCCAGGTTTCATCTGTAGTTATGACGTCTTTTGTTCCATCGGTATAGTCAATATGAAGCTCCGCAAGTGCAGCAACCTGATCCCCGTAATGGTCGGGCGTACAGGTAAATCCAAAAATGCCTTTGTACCAACCGTTTCCTACAGTAATTTCTATTTTATTTTCTTTCTCAAGCATGCCTTCCACAGGGTACGTCTGATATTGCAAACGCTCGTTATAATTCGTCCAGCCAGGGGTGAAATAACGGTCTCCCACTTTCAAACCATTGATAGCGATTTCATAAATCCCCAGGCATGATGCGTAAATGCGGGCTTGCTGAATTTTTTTGCTTAGGTTAAACGTTTTGGTGAAAACGGGTGGGGCGGTCTCTTCGGTTGGAAAAGGATGCGATATCCACTGCGCCTGAAAGTTGCTGCCCTTCATTAAACCGGTCTCGAAATACCCCGCAGTGGATGCATGCTGGCCTTGGTTATCCCAAACTTCAACATGAACCGGATACCGGGTTGAGGCCTGCAAATAAGGACCCGCATATTCGACCAGAACGGAGGTATCAGCGTCCACCCTTCCTGAATCCCAGACCATCTCCCCTTCCTGTGTGACAACGATCCGATATGCGGATTGCATCACACCTTGCTCTGCGGACCCGATTTGCCATGAAAACCTGGGTCTGCTCGTATCCAGTCCGATTGGATTCTCCATGTATTCAACACGAAAGTTTTTCAGTTCCATCTGTGAACCACCTTTCAGCCCTAGTTAGCTCAGCTCTATTACCTGTTATCGCTTACTTTAGTTATTATAGTGATTATTCTGCATGCAATATGGTAGTATGATTGTGATTTTAGAAATCTGATGGAATCAGACATAAAAAGGAGGCCTTTACACCAATGCAGCTGTTGCAGCGTCAATGCAAGCTCATTGCTGAGCTTTTTGACATGTCTATTTTTTGTGTGAATACCCGCGGAGAGATTGTATTGGAGTGGCTGGGGGATCGGATACTTAATCCACTTTACGGCAACGACAAGCAATTTTTCTTTCGGTTATTAGGCTTTGACCCCACGGTTCGCAGAGAACGGCCCGCTATTATAAAAACAATGTTCTTTGAGAACTACCTTCTTATTCCATTTGTTCATGATTCCAATGAAGAAGAGACCGTTATTTTAGGCCCCTGCCTCCCATTTGCTCTGTTCGAACATAAGATTAACGGGCTTATTAACGACACTCATCTTTTTGCGAACCGGGAACACGTATTTCATTATTATCAATCTGTTCCTGTCATTTCCCATGAGCAGCTGATCAAAATTGTGATTTCGGTAAACCAGATGCTCAACCATACATGGATTGAGGCCGAGGGCATAGCACAGGTTCCTTTACAGGGAATGTCCATACAGGAATATAGCCAGCCGGGTTCCATGTATCCCTCACCAAACGACGAAGAGGCACCGCATCATAATCCGTTAAACGAGAAGAAGTTATTAACCATTGTCAGGGAAGGTAAAATGGAGGCACTTGGCGAGTTTTCGCAGCTTGGGTATGAGAATACGGGAGTGCTGTCCAAATCAAGCCATATCCGATCTAAAAAAAATCTCGGCATCATCGGTATTGCCCTTGCTGCCAGAGCCGCAATTGACGGCGGGCTCTACTCGGAGATCGCTTTCTCGGAAAGTGACCGCTATATACAGCGCCTTGAGGATTTGAGGACTGATCAGGACATTGATCAATGTTGTCTGGAAGCTTTTTACTCCTTAACCGAGAAGGTATCTCTTGTCAAAGAAACGCGGCATTCCAAAATCGTGACGTTATGCAAAAACTATATATACAACCATCGTTATTCTAAAATCTCACATGAAGAAATCGCTGTGCATGCGGGCATCAGCGCCAATTATCTTTCTGTGCTTTTTAAGAAAGAGGTCGAAATCTCCGTAAATGAATATATTCAGCAGATCAAAATTGAGGAAGCCAAACATATGATTCGGTTTACAAGCACTCCCTTGTCTGAAATCGGTTCCCTTTTGTGTTTTACGGATCAGAGCTATTTCACCAAAATCTTCAAAAAACATACGGGCAAAACGCCTAAACAATATCAACAAACGCATCATCTGATCGAACAATAAGCCCGGCAATCGCCGGGCGCTTGTTTAGACTGCTCGTATTCAGCTGTTCACAGCTGCAAGAATGTGTTGAAGTGTCTCCTCTGTAAACTGTCCGTTGCTCATCAGTGCGGCATTATGCAATGTGGTTCCCATAATCAATTCCTGCATGCCTTCTCCAAGCCCGGCATCATTTGTATCATATCGCCCCATCGCCCCCATGATCTCCGCTCCGGCAGGATGCTGAAGCAACTCGCCAAACGTGGAGTGCCTGGTTATTTTCAGGGTATGAACAACACTTGACTCTACTCTCACCGTTTCAACAAGTACAATCTCTCTTGAAGATTTACCGATTAAAATATTGAAATTCCCCGTCTCTACATGCCAATCTTTTAACTTAACGTCATAGTAAGCAAAGGCTCTTTTGTCCAATTCGAATTGAACCGTTTTCTCTTCCCCGGGCTGAAGTAAGATTTTGGCGTAGCCCTTCAATTCCTGAACCGGACGGGGGATCGTTGATTCTACATCGCGTACATACAGCTGAACAGCCTCTTTCCCGACTACTGTACCTGTGTTTTTAATGGTTACAGCTACCCTTACGC contains these protein-coding regions:
- a CDS encoding glycoside-pentoside-hexuronide (GPH):cation symporter; amino-acid sequence: MKAERNIFNTPVVNQKKQPRVLGLDAQGIQKTMRPYHYLGDGAAQVALNSIGGLIGMLTYFYTDKVGITAATVGTIMLITKIINAVSDLIMGKVIDSTKSKYGKARPWILWMALPAMASIILLFTVPSEASTAVKTLYALITVVFASAIVSTGIGIPYGSLMAIRTRSVEERSKMGLTRTIFGYIIGMIISIALIPITNMLGGNQKAWIIVAVILGTVSFISLILTFLASKEDNAGINIVESDNIPFWESIRLLFRNKYWIIMLFAQLLINMMYTLNGSTGIYYTKYILGNEDLIGIMGAIGLIPVFLGFVMVGPMIKRFGLARTARIGLMLGIVASFIRCFMPYHFIAALVLGGISTLATIPMMAVGGVLVNNTVEYGEWKTGKRLVGMINSANSFGMKIGIGLAAALIGWILAIGHYDGTLASQTDSAMTSILVLTVYLPLAIFVLTYLCLRKYDLDEKYPQIVKELEERRNS
- a CDS encoding response regulator transcription factor, which encodes MKHNILIVDDHWVVREGLKLILETSDDYQIVGEVEEGAEALRMMLESQPDVILLDLNMPGGLSGLDTLKRMNEQQIHIPVIILTTYNEDELMIEGLSLGAKGYLLKDTSREHLFRTLESAIRGETLLQPEISSRVFAYHVRTADKTKAEQQLLIDKESTLISERELLILQGVARGLRSRDIAFDMGIAERTVKAHLTNIYNKLGVNSRSEAVAVAVEKGILHL
- a CDS encoding sensor histidine kinase: MNTISKKANPSRINEETGPIASSRIPIMIWLWLVATATLILQTMSAPLWMPSIFFVLAMLAHTFVYWEVNKLIQRSKWLYLLLQAGLIYGSAMLMPDGMPAVTIGLIPVLIGQSFALFYETAKVVLVAFVLYIVFCAVTLFTRSGTDVALLILLLLMMIVVVVSYAVLFYRQVNARVRTLTFLHELEKAHNKVEELTLTSERQRMARDLHDTLAQGLAGIIMQLEAVDEHMNRGSFPRAHEIVRSSMGQARKTLADARKAIDDLRTKATPAMSFGEAIQEQIQRFQQATGIRVTLEGKAPNLMSKVGMEHMLHILSESLMNVARHAKATSVRITMSEELEMFYLIISDNGKGFSTGRIGKQSGHYGLIGMNERARLIGGNIEIDSGKRGTTIVLRVPVKKEQA
- a CDS encoding helix-turn-helix domain-containing protein gives rise to the protein MSKMSGEFDKTLKFLYQSTLIPTYVYVNHQCVVSYPVQDVLTLPPLDYTSQLVASNEQVSYLSTSFFAYYGAIQVSSSPDTVIIVGPVSQIPYLKDTLRIMKKEFVISASDEVQFEVFLKWIPPMQLQQFLNHLLSIHYFVNGEELEYFDLLKLESLERINHKQTERNYENKESRYFNNSYEIENQMCSYVESGNEAGLRRFLERPFVTHEGITASDSLRQAKNIYIVTITLATRAAIRGSLDTEIAYQLSDLYIQQIEQLPSLEAIQNFAKEAIFNFARRVQGAKYNIPVDHSMSRIIQYVFKSVNQPLTATHIAQQFGYSRTHLSTVFKKNVGTSLHQFIVDCKLKEAQHLLVFTNKPISEISSYLCFSSQSHFQTVFKRAVHLSPLQYRKHHQGIHSG
- a CDS encoding NAD(P)-dependent oxidoreductase, with the translated sequence MSKKRVFITGASGGMGQESLKKMVHDSHLYDIVTLCLDTEKDRQALEPYQEQVTITYGDILDYKTVLACVKDADLILHIAAFVSPAADYFPKKAMDINYGAAKNLIQAIFEQGQEEHTKLVFIGTVAETGDRMPPIHWGRVGDPIKPSMFDYYAVSKIAAERLVIESGLKYWVSLRQTGIMGPAMSKIVDAIMFHNCLDNVLEYVSDRDSGTMMKNLCNYEFTGNLPEDFWCHVYNIGGGESCRVSTYEMYQVLYGAIGFKNLDHVIHPKWYATRNFHGQYYLDSDRLNDYLNFRQDGMDYFYRCYLENLGSQGTAAKLLCKLPFGERIMGSVMRKMFSKPARSEHGTVRFIEEQVEDHIDAYWGSKEQWAKLPDKLSEFRHFTDWNTVVPIDHGYDDTKPQEQLELHDLKKAAAFRGGQYVSGEMETGNWSNKLTFTCAFGHTFEASPRLVLEAGHWCPVCERESWNYSERAKVDPFFAQVWTPLHSSQETRVYKKVVSELDVPAERIN
- a CDS encoding cytochrome P450, whose translation is MFINENQGKSDSNVDFMDQSFIQQPFPVYEKLRAEEPVHRLLLPSGHAAWMVTRYEDAVKILQDSRFVTGASDSRDDEVGGSLPPHQAIILRNLISVGPEDHRRLRRLIQKAFTPRMIERLRGRITEISDDLLEKIKAGNKRELDLIEDYAFPLPIIVICEMLGVPLEDQEQFRRWSNTIMEGVSNPQMSQESDDVMKAFVDYLRELITQRRNHLQQDLISDLISIEEEGDKLTEQELYALVFVLIIAGHETTVNLIGNGMLALLEHPQQKQLLMEQPELIQSAVEEVLRYNGPAEISNIRWATENMEFEGKQIRQGDMMLVALSSANRDSAHYEEPDTFDITRKVNDHIAFGKGIHYCLGAPLARLEGEIAINALLRQLPEIRLNRDPQLLEWRPGMIIRGLTALPVVY